DNA sequence from the Selenomonas timonae genome:
GGGGCTGCCGTGGCAGGAGAGCCACAGCCCCGTATTGGTGGACTGATGGCGGCGCGCGCGGCATGGCGGGCAGAGTGGGACGCTGTTCCGACGCCCTCCTACCTCGTCTATGAGGAGCTGCTCGAGCAAAATCTGAAGATACTCGCGGAGATTGCAGAGGATACGGGTGCAAAGGTGCTCCTCGCACAGAAATGCTTCTCCATGTATCACTACTATCCGCTGATCGGGCGTTACCTCGCGGGAACGACGGCGAGCGGCATCTACGAGGCGCGGCTCTCGCAGGAGGAGATGGGGAAGGAAAACCACGTCTTCAAGCCCGCCTACGAGGCGGAGGAGATCGATCAGCTCGCGGCAATCTGCGACCACATCATCTTCAACTCATTCGCCCAGTGGGAGCGCTTCGGCGCGGCGGCGCGGGCGCAGGGCGCGTCCTGCGGCATCCGCATCAACCCCGAGCGCTCGACGCAGGAGCACGCAATCTACGACCCGTGTGCGCCCGGCTCGCGCCTCGGCGTCAAGATCGCGGACTTCCGAGAGGACTTGCTCGACGGACTCGATGGGCTGCACTTCCATACGCTCTGTGAGCAGGGGGCGGATGCGCTTGAGGCGACGCTTGCAGCCGTCGAGGAGAAGTTCGGGAAATATCTGTACGGGATGAAGTGGCTGAACTTTGGCGGCGGGCATCATATCACGCGCGAAGGATATGACATCGCTTTGTTGAAGAAGCTGATTCGCCATGTGCAGGAGACCTATGACGTGGCGGTCTATCTCGAGCCGGGTGAGGCGATCGCGCTCAATGCGGGCTTCCTCGTCGCCGAGGTGCTCGAGGTGCAGACGGGCGGCAATGTGATCCTCAACACGTCCGCGACCTGCCACATGCCCGATGTTATCGAGATGCCGTACCGCCCGCCACTCATCGGCGCGGGCGAGGCGGGGGAGAAGGCGCATACCTATACGCTCGCGGGGCCGACCTGCCTTGCGGGCGATACGATCGGCACGTATTCCTTCGATGCGGAGCTGCGCGTTGGCGACCGCATTGTCTTCGGTGATATGGCGATCTATACGATGGTGAAGAACAATACATTCAACGGCATGCCGCTGCCGAACATCATCGCCGTTTCGCCCCGTGGGGAATGGGAGATTGTGCGTGAATTCGGATATGAAGATTTTAAGATGAGACTTTGAGATGTGGGAACCGCCGTCATGGCGGTTTTCTTTTGCAGCAATAGATAAACAAAATCTATCGCTGCTTAATTTGTATTTATCAACCATCTCTTGTATAATGAACTCGAAAGGAGCGGATATGATGAATGGGGAAGAGAAAGCGGCTGTAAGCCGCAGAAATTTTCTAAAGGGGGGCGCGCTTGCACTCGGCGGTTTTGTCGCAGCGCCTGCGCTGCTTGCCGGATGCGCTGCAAACCCTGACGATCACCTCATCCCACCGAAAGCCCCTGCAGCACCGCCTCCGCCGCCCACATGGCTCGGCACGGCGCCGGAGATTCCGGAGGGGAAGATCGCAGCGGAGCACAGCGCGGACATCGTCATCGTGGGCGCGGGGCTTGCGGGGCTCACCGCAGCGCGCGCGGCATCGGAGCACGGCGCGTCCGTCCTCGTCATGGAGCGTGCGAGCACGTGGCAGTGCCGCAGCGGACAGTACGGCACAATCGGCAATCGCTATCAGCGCGAGCTCGGCATTGCATTCGACAAGAACGAGGCAATCCTCGAGAATATGAAGCAGATGGGCTACCGCTCGGATCAGCGCATGTGGAACTACTGGGCGGAGCATAGCGGCGCGGATTTTGACTGGATGCTCGACCTTGCGCCCGCCGTTCACGTCATGAAGGAGACGGATACGGAGCTCGACCGCTCGAAGATCAACCTCATGATGATGCACTATCCGCTGCCAGCAGGCTATAACCGCAGCGAGGAGAACAGCCCGACCTATCCGACGGTCATGACCCTCCTGCCGAGTCAGGAGCCGCTCCTGACCCTCGTCTATGAGAAATGCCTCGCACAGGGCTGCAAATTCATCTACGCAACGCGCGCGAAGAAGCTCATCCGTGAAGCAGATGAGGGGCGCGTGACAGGTGTGATCGGCGAAGACATTCACGGGAATTTCGTGAAGTGCACGGCGCGCAAGGCGGTGATCCTCGCGACGGGGGACTACGGCAACAACAAGGAGATGATGAGGTACTTCGTGCCGTGGGCGGCGGACTATATGAATGTGTTCCCGAACCGCGATGCGTGGGACAGTCCGACGAATACGGGGGACGGTCATGTGATGGCGGCGTGGGTCGGCGGCAAGATCGAGGACGGTCCGCACGCGCCGATGATCCATACGCTCGGCGGACCGCTCGGCGTGGATGCCTATCTCCTGCTGAACGACGACGGCAAGCGCTTCGTCAACGAGGACATCGGCGGTCAGCAGCTCTCCTGTGCGATCTATCGCCAGCGCGGCGACTACGCGTGGCAGATCTTTGACGACAACTGGCCGGAGCAGCTGCCGCTGATGGGGGTATCGCACGGGAGCGTGAACCACTGCGTTTCCGCTGCGGAGAATCCGAAACTCCCGCCCGACTGTCAGTGGGCGATCGGGCGTACGTCCTACACCTCGCGTGAGGATCTGGATAGGACGCCGGGGCTTATCAAGGCGAATACGCTTGCGGAGCTCGCGGCGGCGCTTGCACCGGATCGCCCCGATGTGCAGCGGACGATCCTCGTGGAGATCGCGCGCTACAACGAATTGGCGCATGCACACAACGATGCGGACTTCGGCAAGGCGGCAAAGCGCCTCTTCCCCATCGAGAAGGCACCGTTCTATGCGGGCAAGATGCTCGGCGGGGCGCTGCTCGTCAATATGGGCGGGCTGACGGTGAATCCAGAGGACGGCAATGTGCTCGATCGGAAGTATCACGGCATCCCCGGCCTCTACGCCATCGGCAACACGCAGGGCGGGCGATTCGTCGGGGACTATCCCGTCGTGACGGCGGGCGTCAGCCACGCCTTTGCGCTCGTCTACGGGCGTCTCGTCGGCAATGTCACGGCGCAGCTCTGAGAGGGGGAGAATGATGAAACTGTTTCAGAAACTCAAAGAGCCGCGCGTGCTCCTGCTCCTCGTCGTTGCAGCTGCCGCGTGCGGATTCGGCGGGCTCGCCATTCTCTCGCAGGTCAGTGCAAATCCTGCCTTCTGCGCAAGCTGTCACAATATGCAGCCGGAGTACGACAGCTATGCACAGGGGGATCTCCTTGCGAAGAAGCATGCTGATGCGGGCGTGACCTGTCATGACTGCCACGAGCCGACGCTGCTGCAGCAGATGAAGGAGGGCTGGCTCTTCGTTACAGGCAACTATGAGAACCCCATGCCGAAGTACGGCTATACGAATGCGCAGTGTCTCTCCTGCCACAGCTTCGACGAGATCAAGCAGGCGACGGCGCATTATGGCAAGGAAAGCCCGCACGATCCCGTGCATCTCGCGGGCAACGAGAACCCGCAGAACTGCATGGACTGTCACAGCATGCACCATCCTCAGTCTGCAAAGAAGTGCACGGCATGCCACGGCGTGAGCTGGAAGCTGGATGCGAGCTGGGAAAAGTAGGCGGATTCTCGGGACTTTTTGCCGCAGAGGATAGCTAAATAAAAATAGTTATTAAAAAGTATAAATTTCTGTTGACAAGGAAAATCTCCTGTGATATGATAAAGCCACATTAAGGACATATGCAATCGTTCGATACGAGAGCGATTGGTTTACTATCAAAGGAGGATATTCAATGTCACTCATCAACAAGGAAATCAGCGATTTTAAGGTACAGGCATTCCAGAAGAAGGAAGGCGCAGCACAGGGCGAGTTCGTCGAGTACACGAAGGAAAGCCTCAAGGGCAAGTGGAGCGTGTTCTTCTTCTATCCGGCGGACTTCACGTTCGTCTGTCCGACGGAGCTGGCTGACCTTCAGGAGCAGTACGGCGAGTTCAAGAAGATCGGCTGCGAGATCTTCGGTGTTTCCTGTGACACCCACTTCGTCCATAAGGCATGGCATGAGAGCTCCGACCTCGTCAGCAAGCTGACCTACCCGATGCTCGCAGACCCGACGGCGAAGCTCGCACGTGACTTCGAGGTCTACATCGAGGATGCGGGACTTGCTGAGCGCGGCACGTTCATCGTGAACCCCGAGGGCAAGATCGTTTCCTATGAGGTGAGTGCAGGCAACGTCGGCCGCAATGCACAGGAGCTTCTCCGCAAGGTGCAGGCACTCCAGTTCGTCGCTGAGCACGGCGATGAGGTTTGCCCCGCGCGCTGGAAGCCGGGCGAAAAGACGCTGAAGCCGAGCTTCGACCTCGTCGGCAAACTCTAAGAGATAAACGGAGCACTTCGCGAGGCTGCTTGCGAAGTGCTTTTTCCTATGGAAGCGCTGTTTTGGGCGGCTTCCTGTCAAACAAAAGAGGTGCTTTGGTGGATAAAATGTATGATGCCGTCATCGTTGGCGGCGGCCCTGCGGGACTCTCTGCCGCCATCTATCTGGCACGTGCGAAATGCAAGGTGCTCGTTATCGAGAAGGAGAAGGTCGGCGGACAGATCACAATCACCGCTGATGTCGTGAACTATCCCGGCACGGGCAAGGTCAGCGGCTCCGAGCTCGCGGCACAGATGGAGGAGCAGGCGCGCGGCTTCGGCGCGGAATTCGTCACGGCAGAGGTCATCGGTCTGAAACTCGATCAAGACATCAAGGAGCTCGAGACGACGGCGGGCACGGTCGAGGCGCTGAGCGTCATCCTCGCGACGGGAGCAAATCCGCGCAAGGTGGGCTTCTACGGCGAGAAAAAGTTCCAGGGGCGCGGCGTTGCCTACTGCGCGACCTGCGATGCCGAGTTCTTCACGGGCATGGACATCTTCGTCATTGGCGGCGGGCTTGCGGCGGTGGAGGAGAGTATGTTCCTCTCGCGCTACGGCAAGTCCATCACGATCCTCGTGCGCAGCGACAAGTTCCGCGCACCGCAGACGGCGGTGGACGCGCTCGCGAACTATCCGAACATCAAGGTGCGCTTCAACACGGTTGTGGAGCGCGTCGGCGGCGAGACGATGATCTCCTATGCCGATTTCCGCGATGAGACGACGGGCAAGGTCGAGCACTATATGGCAAAGGACGGCGAGACGTTCGGCGTCTTCGTCTTTGCCGGCTATATCCCGAATACGGGGCTGTTCCGTGAGCAGGTTGCGCTGAATGAGCAGGGCTACGTCATCACGAACGAGGAGAAGGAGACGAATATTAAGGGGGTCTTTGCTGCGGGCGATGTCTGCATCAAGACGCTGCGTCAGGTTGTGACGGCGGTCTCCGACGGCGCAGTCTCTGCGGTTGCGGCGGAGCGTCATGCGGCGGCGCTGCACGATCGCCTCAAGTTGCCCGCATTTGCGCGCGCCGAGGTGGATGCAAAGCGCTTTGAGCAGCGCAAGAGCTCCATCGAAAAGGAAGCGGCAGACGGCAACGAGACGAACTTCATCTCTGCCGAGATCCGCGAGCAGCTGGCAGCGGTCTTTGATAAGTTTGAGACTTCGGTCAAGCTTGTCGGACACTACGACGACGGAGATCTCTCGCGCGAGCTGCGCGGCTTTATGGATGAGTTCGCGGGTCTCACGGACAAGGTCAGCTATGAGGAGCGCGAGGCCGGGGACGGGCAGCCCGGCATCGAGGTTCTGAGGGGGGACGGCACGCCGAGCGGCATTACGTTCCACGCCGTGCCGGGCGGACACGAGTTCAACTCGTTCATCCTTGCCCTCTACAATGTGGCAGGTCCAGGTCAGGAGCTGCGGGACGAGACGCGCGCGAAAATTGAGCAGATTTCCGCGCCCGCCGATGTCAAGGTGCTCATGTCCCTCTCCTGTACGATGTGCCCCGATGTGGTCGCCGCTGTGCAGCGCATTGCGGCAGAGCGTGCGGACGTGCGTGCGGACATCTACGACATCCGCTACTTCCCCGAGCTGAAAGAGAAGTACAGTGTGATGAGCGTTCCCTGCATGATTGTGGGGGAAGACCTCTTCTTCGGTAAGAAGAACATAGACGAGGTCGCTGATATTCTGGTCAATCGCGGTTGAGCAAGCTCGCTGTCCGCGCCCCTGAGCAAGGCGCAGATGGGCGGCAGGACTTCTCCCGCAGGTTGATATATTCTGTGTATTTGTTTTAGAAAAGGAGAGCACTATGGAACTCAAGGGATCACAGACCGAGAAGAATCTCTGGGCGGCATTTGCCGGAGAGTCGCAGGCGCACACAAAGTATCTCTACTACGCGTCGCAGGCGAAGAAGGACGGCTACGTCCAGATCTCGAACATCTTCAACGAGACGGCGGTCAACGAGAAGGCGCATGCAAAGATCTGGTTCAAACTCGTGAGCGGCATTGGCGACACGAAGGCGAACCTCGCTGCGGCTGCCGCCGGAGAGAACGAGGAGTGGACGAGCATGTACCCCGAGTTCGCACGCGTTGCGCGCGAGGAGGGCTTTGACAAGATCGCCCGCCTCTTCGATGCCGTCGGCAAGATCGAGAAGGAGCACGATGCGCGCTACAAGCTGCTCTTGCAGAAGGTGGATGAGGGCACGGTGTTCCAGCGCGATGAGAAGATCATCTGGCAGTGCCTCAACTGCGGCTATGTCTGCGAGAGCCCGAAGGCGCCGATGAAGTGCCCCGTCTGTGAGCACCCGCAGTCCTTCTTCCAGCAGGTTGTGCAGAATTATTGAGTCGTTAAAAAGCGACTGTGATAGAAAAATCCTCGCCGAATGGCGGGGATTTTTGTTAGGAGGAGAATTCAGATGCGAGGAAAGTTTGATCTGTCCGCCTATCTCGTGATCGGTCCCGAGAATACGGATGGGCGCCCTGTGGCGCGCGTGATCGCTGAGGCTGTGCAGGCGGGCTTCACCTTTGTTCAGATTCGCGCAAAATACGCGGAGGCGCGTGAGATCATCGAACTCACGCGCGCGGCGGCAGATGTGATTGCGGCACAGGGGAAATCGGACGCTGTGGCACTCGTCATAAATGATCGCCTCGATGCTGTACTCGCGGCGCGGGAGCAGGGGATCAAGGTGGACGGTGTGCATGTGGGGCAGGGGGATATTCCGCCCGATGTCTGCCGCAAATATCTCGGTGCGGATGCAATCGTCGGGCTCTCCGCGCGCACGACCGATCTGCTCGACTATGCGGCGCACTGCGATACCACATGCATCGACTACTTTGGCGCGGGGCCGCTCCATGCGACGCCGACAAAGCCCGAGGCGGGGCGGACGGCGACGGGGGAGATTGTGACGCGCAGCCTCGATGAGCTGAGAGATCTGCATCGCGTTAGCCCCGTGCCCGTGGTCGTGGGCGGCGGCGTCAAGGCGTCCGATCTCCCCGCGCTCAGGGCGACAGGCGTCGAGGGCTTCTTCGTCGTCAGTGCTGTTGCGGAGGCAGCGCATCCCTATGTCGCCGCAGAGGAGATGGTGCGCGTCTGGCGGGAGTAGCAATCTCCTTGTGTTGCTTGTCCCACGCGAACGCTTAGTTACGCAAGCGGTCGGGCACTTATCTGCCTAAATACCTGCGAATTTCTAAACGCGCTACGCTTGAACGGTAGAAATCCGCAGGGGGCAGAACGTGCCCTTGTTTCCGCTTGCTCCACTAGGGTTCGCTTAGGGACATCACAACACATCGTGACAGCAACGGCTGTTTTCTACTCATAGTAGCGCAGCAGACTCTGTGTGCCGTCCGCACCGCCGCCGCGCTCCTCGAGGGTGCGCGCCTCGCGCAGTATTTGTTCCAGTATAGGCAAGGTCATGCCATACTCCTTGGAGGTCTTTGCACCGATCGTCATATCCTTGACGAAGTGTTTTATCATAAATCCGGGGGCAAAGTTCCCATCGAGCGCCATGCGGATCATATTGGACATCTGGAAGCTCGATGCCGCACCGCCAGAGATTGAGGCATAGACCTTCTCAAGATCAAGCCCTGCGGCGCGTGCATAGGCGAATGCTTCGCATGCGCCCGCGAGCGCGCCTGCAACGGCGATCTGGTTCGCTGCCTTCGTCTTCTGCCCTGCGCCTGCCGCACCCTCGTAGACGATGTTCTTACCCATGGCCGCAAAGACGGGCTGCATTGCGTTAAAGTCATCCTCATCACCGCCGACGAGAATGTTGAGCGTGGCATTGCGCGCACCCATGTCGCCGCCGGTGACGGGCGCGTCGAGCGCGTGGATGTCGCGCTTCTTTGCCTCTGCATAGATGCGTTCGGCAAGCGCTGGCGAGGAGGTCGTCATATCAGCGGTATATGCGCCCGCCTTGAGGTTTGCAAGGATGCCGTCCGTGCCGAGGTAGATCTCCTCCACATCCTTCGGATAGCCGACCATCGTGATGACGGCGTCCTGTCCGCGTGCGCATGCGCCAGGGCTGTCGGCATACTTTGCGCCTCGTGCAACGAGGGCGTCCGCCTTCGACTTTGTGCGGTTGTAGACCGTGAGCTCATAGCCTGCATCCATGAGATGACCTGCCATTGCCGCACCCATGATGCCGAGTCCGATGAATCCAATTTTCTTCATTGTGCTTTCCTCCGTTTCGTATCACTTCTCTGCGCTCAGTGTAGCATAAAATCCTGCAAAAAGCAGGATTTTTTTGATGAATTCCGAATTTTATAGGTATAAGAATGATACGCGATACCACGGTATATCAGGAGGGAGGATATCTTATGCGGCTCGAGTTTTTGGGCGCGGCACACGTCGTTACGGGTTCATGCTATCTGCTTCATGTGGGCGATCACAGCTATCTTGTGGACTGCGGCATGTATCAGGGGACGCGCCGTCTGCGTGAGATGAACTATGAGGACTTTCCGTTCAATCCCGCCGAGATCGAGGCAGTCTTTCTGACGCATGCACATATCGATCATTGCGGACGCATTCCGCGCCTCGTGCGCGAGGGCTTCCGTGGGAAAATCTATGCGACGCGCTCCACCTGCGATCTCGTCCGCATCATGCTGCCGGACTCGGCGCATATTCAGGAGAGCGATGCAGAACTGTTCAATCGCAAGAACGCGCGCCGCAGCGAAGCGCCCATCACGCCGCTTTATACACAGGCGGATGCATTTTCTGCGCTCGAGCTGTTCGAACCCGTTGCCTATCGTACGCCGCTGCAGGTAGATAATCTGCAGCTCACATTCCGTGACGCGGGGCACATTCTCGGCTCCGCGATCCTCGAGATCGTAGTGGAGGAGAGCGGGCAGGAGTCAAAGCTTGTCTTCTCAGGCGATCTCGGTCAGCCGAACCAACCCATTCTGCGCGACCCCGAGGCGGTTGCGGGGGCGGATTTCCTGCTTGTCGAGTCCACGTACGGCGATCGCATTCATCGCGACTACGACAAGGAGTCGGCGTTGCTCGAGGTGATCCGCGACACGATGGATCGCGGCGGCAACGTCATCATTCCGTCGTTCGCCGTCGGGCGGACACAGACCCTGCTCTACTATTTCTACAATCTGTGGAAGGCGGGGCGCCTCGACGGGGATATTCCGATCATCATCGACAGTCCGCTCGCGATCCAGGCAACACGTGTATTTCTGAAAAACTATGAGGACTTCGACGACGAGGCAATTGCGTTCTTCGGCGAGCAGGGGACGATTCCCGCGTTCCCGCAGGTGCGCATTGCGGAGACAGCGGCGGAGTCGCGTGCGCTCAACTCAGCTGAGGGTTCGGCAATCATCCTCTCCGCCTCGGGCATGGCAGATGCGGGGCGTGTGCTGCACCATCTGAAGCACAACCTCTGGCGTCCCGAGTCGACCGTGCTCTTCGTCGGCTATCAGGCGGAGGGGAGCCTCGGGCGGCGGCTTGTCGACGGAATCAAGCGCGTGCGCGTCCTCGGTGAGGAGATTGCGGTCAAGGCGCAGATTCAGGTGCTCGAAGGATTCTCTGCGCACGCGGATGCGGAGCAGATCGTCGACTGGATGCGCTCCATCACGGAGCCGCGCCCCGCGAAGGTCTTCCTCGTTCACGGCGAGGGACAGGCGCAGGAGGCACTCAAGGAGCGCATACAGGAGGAGCTCGGGCTCGAGGTCTATGCGCCCTTCCTCGGCGACATTGTGACGATACAGGGGCGGAGCGCTAATCTCATCCCATCGAATATTCCGTCTGTCTCGGTTGAGGCGGAGATGGAGGATGTCATGCGCGACTTCGATGCGGAGTACCGTCAGCTGCGCAAGGCGATCATCCGCACTGTCGTACGTCAGCCGAAGCTCATGGAGCCAATCATTCGCACGATGCAGAAGGCGCGCAATTATTTCAAGAAGCTCGCCGCGCCGTATAATATTTGAGTTGTATTTAGATTCGTTAGTCAAAAATTGGATATTGCAGAACTGTGTGCCTTGCACTTGCATAGTCCTGTGAAATACGTTAAAATAGGGAAGCCTAAAAAGGCTTTCCTATTTAATATGGGTTAATTGGAGAAAATCCGTATGGTTTCATATGGATTCGGATAGGTGGTGTTATTTTGGAATCCCCATTTCGTGTCGGGGTGGATGTCGGTTCAACGACGATTAAGCTGGTTGTGCTCGGGGAGGAGCATGAGATCCTCTACAAGAACTATGCACGGCATTTTTCCGAGATCGGCAAGGCGCTGCAGGAGAATTTGGCGCAGCTGAAGGATGTGGTGGGCGAGGCGAAATTCTCGTTTGCACTCACAGGCTCGGCGGGCATGGGCATCGCACAGCGCATAGGTCTGCCGTTCGTGCAGGAGGTCGTTGCCTGTGCTTCTGCGGTGCGCCGTCTCATTCCGGAGACGACGACGGCGGTTGAGCTCGGCGGCGAGGACGCCAAGATCACGTATTTTGGCGATGCACCTGAGCAGCGTATGAACGGTGTCTGTGCCGGTGGTACGGGCTCGTTCATCGACCACATGGCGTCCCTGCTCTCGACTGACCCCATTGGACTGAATTCACTCGCAGAGAAGGGAAAGCGCGTCTATGCGATCGCCTCCCGCTGCGGCGTCTTTGCCAAGACGGACATTCAGGCACTCATGAACGACGGCGCGGAGAAAGCGGACATCGCACTCTCCGTTTTTCAGGCTGTCGTCAACCAGACCATCGGCAATCTCGCGCAGGGACGCCCGATCGACGGCACGGTCGCCTTCCTCGGTGGTCCCCTGCACTTTCTCCCGGAACTGAAAAAACGCTTTATCGAAACATTGAAGCTCGATGACGAACACGTCGTCGACGTGGATTACGGCAATTATTTCGTCGCGGTTGGCGCGGCGCTCTCCGACGATGCCGGAGTGACCGATATGCGGGAGATGGAGACGTGCATTGCGCGTGCGGAGGAGGCTGCGGCGGCGGAGACGCGCACGGCAGACTTCACACTGTTCAAGGGTACGGAGGACTATGCGGCGTTCAAGGCACGGCATGACCGTGACCGCGTGCGGCGCGGCAGTCTCAGCGATTACTGCGGCCCGATCTGCATCGGTATCGATGCGGGCTCGACGACGACGAAGCTCGTTGCCATCGGCAGGGATAAGGAACTGCTCCACACGTCTTACGGCAGCAATCACGGTTCACCGCTCCAGTCTGTTGTCAACGCACTGCGGGACTTCTACGCTGTCATGCCCGAGGGCGCATACATCGCAGGCGCGATGACGACGGGCTACGGCGAGGCAATCGTCAAGGCGGCGCTCCATGCGGATGGTGGCGAGGTGGAGACCTTTGCCCACCTGCGCGCGGCGCAGGAGTTCTGCCCCAAGGTCAGCTTCGTGCTCGACATCGGCGGGCAGGATATGAAATGCTTCTTCGTCCAAGATGGTAGCGTAGGCAACATCACCCTGAACGAGGCCTGCTCGGCGGGCTGTGGTTCCTTCATCCAGAACTTTGCCGAGGGGCTTCACATGACCCCGGCGGAGTTTGCAGGCAAGGCGGTGGATGCGAAAGCCCCCGTCGATCTCGGCACGCGTTGCACGGTCTTCATGAACTCGAAGGTCAAGCAGGCACAGAAGGAGGGCGCGGAGGTCGCCGATATCTCGGCGGGCATCGCGCTCTCGGTTGTCAAGAACGCGCTGTTCA
Encoded proteins:
- a CDS encoding MBL fold metallo-hydrolase RNA specificity domain-containing protein — encoded protein: MRLEFLGAAHVVTGSCYLLHVGDHSYLVDCGMYQGTRRLREMNYEDFPFNPAEIEAVFLTHAHIDHCGRIPRLVREGFRGKIYATRSTCDLVRIMLPDSAHIQESDAELFNRKNARRSEAPITPLYTQADAFSALELFEPVAYRTPLQVDNLQLTFRDAGHILGSAILEIVVEESGQESKLVFSGDLGQPNQPILRDPEAVAGADFLLVESTYGDRIHRDYDKESALLEVIRDTMDRGGNVIIPSFAVGRTQTLLYYFYNLWKAGRLDGDIPIIIDSPLAIQATRVFLKNYEDFDDEAIAFFGEQGTIPAFPQVRIAETAAESRALNSAEGSAIILSASGMADAGRVLHHLKHNLWRPESTVLFVGYQAEGSLGRRLVDGIKRVRVLGEEIAVKAQIQVLEGFSAHADAEQIVDWMRSITEPRPAKVFLVHGEGQAQEALKERIQEELGLEVYAPFLGDIVTIQGRSANLIPSNIPSVSVEAEMEDVMRDFDAEYRQLRKAIIRTVVRQPKLMEPIIRTMQKARNYFKKLAAPYNI
- a CDS encoding NapC/NirT family cytochrome c — its product is MMKLFQKLKEPRVLLLLVVAAAACGFGGLAILSQVSANPAFCASCHNMQPEYDSYAQGDLLAKKHADAGVTCHDCHEPTLLQQMKEGWLFVTGNYENPMPKYGYTNAQCLSCHSFDEIKQATAHYGKESPHDPVHLAGNENPQNCMDCHSMHHPQSAKKCTACHGVSWKLDASWEK
- a CDS encoding FAD-dependent oxidoreductase yields the protein MNGEEKAAVSRRNFLKGGALALGGFVAAPALLAGCAANPDDHLIPPKAPAAPPPPPTWLGTAPEIPEGKIAAEHSADIVIVGAGLAGLTAARAASEHGASVLVMERASTWQCRSGQYGTIGNRYQRELGIAFDKNEAILENMKQMGYRSDQRMWNYWAEHSGADFDWMLDLAPAVHVMKETDTELDRSKINLMMMHYPLPAGYNRSEENSPTYPTVMTLLPSQEPLLTLVYEKCLAQGCKFIYATRAKKLIREADEGRVTGVIGEDIHGNFVKCTARKAVILATGDYGNNKEMMRYFVPWAADYMNVFPNRDAWDSPTNTGDGHVMAAWVGGKIEDGPHAPMIHTLGGPLGVDAYLLLNDDGKRFVNEDIGGQQLSCAIYRQRGDYAWQIFDDNWPEQLPLMGVSHGSVNHCVSAAENPKLPPDCQWAIGRTSYTSREDLDRTPGLIKANTLAELAAALAPDRPDVQRTILVEIARYNELAHAHNDADFGKAAKRLFPIEKAPFYAGKMLGGALLVNMGGLTVNPEDGNVLDRKYHGIPGLYAIGNTQGGRFVGDYPVVTAGVSHAFALVYGRLVGNVTAQL
- the nspC gene encoding carboxynorspermidine decarboxylase codes for the protein MAARAAWRAEWDAVPTPSYLVYEELLEQNLKILAEIAEDTGAKVLLAQKCFSMYHYYPLIGRYLAGTTASGIYEARLSQEEMGKENHVFKPAYEAEEIDQLAAICDHIIFNSFAQWERFGAAARAQGASCGIRINPERSTQEHAIYDPCAPGSRLGVKIADFREDLLDGLDGLHFHTLCEQGADALEATLAAVEEKFGKYLYGMKWLNFGGGHHITREGYDIALLKKLIRHVQETYDVAVYLEPGEAIALNAGFLVAEVLEVQTGGNVILNTSATCHMPDVIEMPYRPPLIGAGEAGEKAHTYTLAGPTCLAGDTIGTYSFDAELRVGDRIVFGDMAIYTMVKNNTFNGMPLPNIIAVSPRGEWEIVREFGYEDFKMRL
- the rbr gene encoding rubrerythrin, whose amino-acid sequence is MELKGSQTEKNLWAAFAGESQAHTKYLYYASQAKKDGYVQISNIFNETAVNEKAHAKIWFKLVSGIGDTKANLAAAAAGENEEWTSMYPEFARVAREEGFDKIARLFDAVGKIEKEHDARYKLLLQKVDEGTVFQRDEKIIWQCLNCGYVCESPKAPMKCPVCEHPQSFFQQVVQNY
- a CDS encoding FAD-dependent oxidoreductase is translated as MYDAVIVGGGPAGLSAAIYLARAKCKVLVIEKEKVGGQITITADVVNYPGTGKVSGSELAAQMEEQARGFGAEFVTAEVIGLKLDQDIKELETTAGTVEALSVILATGANPRKVGFYGEKKFQGRGVAYCATCDAEFFTGMDIFVIGGGLAAVEESMFLSRYGKSITILVRSDKFRAPQTAVDALANYPNIKVRFNTVVERVGGETMISYADFRDETTGKVEHYMAKDGETFGVFVFAGYIPNTGLFREQVALNEQGYVITNEEKETNIKGVFAAGDVCIKTLRQVVTAVSDGAVSAVAAERHAAALHDRLKLPAFARAEVDAKRFEQRKSSIEKEAADGNETNFISAEIREQLAAVFDKFETSVKLVGHYDDGDLSRELRGFMDEFAGLTDKVSYEEREAGDGQPGIEVLRGDGTPSGITFHAVPGGHEFNSFILALYNVAGPGQELRDETRAKIEQISAPADVKVLMSLSCTMCPDVVAAVQRIAAERADVRADIYDIRYFPELKEKYSVMSVPCMIVGEDLFFGKKNIDEVADILVNRG
- a CDS encoding thiamine phosphate synthase, yielding MRGKFDLSAYLVIGPENTDGRPVARVIAEAVQAGFTFVQIRAKYAEAREIIELTRAAADVIAAQGKSDAVALVINDRLDAVLAAREQGIKVDGVHVGQGDIPPDVCRKYLGADAIVGLSARTTDLLDYAAHCDTTCIDYFGAGPLHATPTKPEAGRTATGEIVTRSLDELRDLHRVSPVPVVVGGGVKASDLPALRATGVEGFFVVSAVAEAAHPYVAAEEMVRVWRE
- a CDS encoding NAD(P)-dependent oxidoreductase → MKKIGFIGLGIMGAAMAGHLMDAGYELTVYNRTKSKADALVARGAKYADSPGACARGQDAVITMVGYPKDVEEIYLGTDGILANLKAGAYTADMTTSSPALAERIYAEAKKRDIHALDAPVTGGDMGARNATLNILVGGDEDDFNAMQPVFAAMGKNIVYEGAAGAGQKTKAANQIAVAGALAGACEAFAYARAAGLDLEKVYASISGGAASSFQMSNMIRMALDGNFAPGFMIKHFVKDMTIGAKTSKEYGMTLPILEQILREARTLEERGGGADGTQSLLRYYE
- the ahpC gene encoding alkyl hydroperoxide reductase subunit C; this encodes MSLINKEISDFKVQAFQKKEGAAQGEFVEYTKESLKGKWSVFFFYPADFTFVCPTELADLQEQYGEFKKIGCEIFGVSCDTHFVHKAWHESSDLVSKLTYPMLADPTAKLARDFEVYIEDAGLAERGTFIVNPEGKIVSYEVSAGNVGRNAQELLRKVQALQFVAEHGDEVCPARWKPGEKTLKPSFDLVGKL